A single window of Eucalyptus grandis isolate ANBG69807.140 chromosome 1, ASM1654582v1, whole genome shotgun sequence DNA harbors:
- the LOC104414356 gene encoding dirigent protein 23, which yields MVMVAALALVAMAARLAHAVADDPKKVDKWFNRLSHAERKTTRLRFYFHDTVSGKSPTAARIAEATMTKKSPTLFGVVFMIDDPLTEGPEPESPLVGRAQGFYGSAGLESLSLLMNINLVFTSPEYNGSTLSIMGHNPTYETYREMPIVGGTGFFRLASGVATAKTYFLNLTTFDAVVEYNVIAMHY from the coding sequence ATGGTGATGGTGGCGGCTCTTGCTCTGGTGGCCATGGCCGCACGGCTTGCCCATGCCGTGGCGGATGACCCCAAGAAGGTGGACAAGTGGTTCAATAGGCTTAGCCACGCTGAGCGTAAGACCACACGCCTCCGCTTCTACTTCCACGACACGGTCTCAGGCAAGAGTCCCACAGCAGCGCGCATTGCTGAAGCCACGATGACCAAGAAGTCCCCGACACTATTCGGGGTGGTCTTCATGATCGACGACCCGTTGACCGAGGGACCCGAGCCAGAGTCCCCCCTTGTGGGCCGGGCTCAAGGGTTCTATGGCTCAGCTGGGCTGGAGTCACTGAGCCTACTCATGAACATCAACCTCGTATTCACGAGTCCGGAGTATAATGGCAGCACTCTGAGCATAATGGGCCACAACCCGACATATGAGACCTACCGGGAGATGCCCATCGTCGGCGGGACTGGCTTTTTCAGGTTGGCGAGCGGAGTCGCAACGGCAaagacatactttctcaacctCACCACCTTTGATGCGGTAGTTGAATACAATGTAATAGCTATGCATTACTAG